The DNA segment GTTCTGCCACCGATCCGAGCGCCTATCGTCAAGGTTACAGGCTTAAATTGCTTGCGGTGGGTACCGGGTCCGGTGTTAGCGGGCGTGAGCCTCTGCTTGTTCCCTGGCCGGTGAATACAGCAAACACCGAGAACGCTTCAAGACTTTGCTTGAACTGTCATGCCTCCGGGCCATTCCTTAATGGCGCCGACATGAATACCAATCTGATCACCGACGGGGTTAACCGTCACGAATATCACATGAATCAGAACAGTATTAAGTATTCCGCTGACTGGGACGGCACCAATAACAGCCGAATGACCTGCGTGGTTTGTCATAATGTGCATGGCTCATCCAGGCTGGCCATGGTTAGAGACGGAAAACTTACTAACCGGGAACCTGGCCTTATGATTTGGTACAACAACGACGCCATTGTTTCCTACAATTCATCCTACCCGAATCCGCCGGTCCCCGAGAATCTTCCGCTTTCGGCCAGTACCGGCACGTTGTGGCGAGGGTTGACCTCGGTAAATCTTTGTGCTCATTGCCATGGCAGCAATAACACGACACCTGAATATCGGGTTCCGTTCCAAAATGTTAAGCAAATACCAGTGGTAAGCTTTACTGGAGAAACGGGTTATCTGTCTGACGGAGTGAGTCCTGATGCTGCCGGTGCTAACAGCATTTTCGTGTTTCGAGTCTCCTATGCTAATGCCAACAATATCGCACCGTCAGTAATACAGGTCTGGGTGGATGTAAACGATAACGGCGTGTATGACGCCGGTGAAAAATATGACATGACCGCTTTCGTGGGTATGGATATTAATTTTGTTGACGGCAAGATATATACTAAGAGCTTGGTCTTGGCCAAAGCAGGAGATAATACTTTTAATTACAGATTTTATGCCAATGATGGAACCAGCGATGCCGTCGGTTCTGCTGTTGCTAACGGTATCGTAAGTGTATCCAATGTGAAGCCCGTTCTGACCTGGACCGAAGAGAGTTATTATGTTGCTGATGGCGTCAATCCCGATACCGGCGGTAATGGCAGCACTTTTACCTTCAGGATTAAGTATGTCGATACCGATAACGAGTGTCCCCCTGCCGCCAGTGATATCCAGGTATGGATTGATAGAAATGATGATGGTGACTATGGCGATGCCGAAGAAAAAATTGATATGTCCGCGGCCGATGCCAATGCCTGTTCGAGCGGTAGGGTCTATTCGCTGAGTACTCCCCTGACCTATGCTGGCGACGGTGATCTCGCTTTCACCTTTCGCGCCTCGGATGGCACTGATCTGGCTTCTAGCACTGCCGGGCCGGTGAATAAAAGTGTGGTCACGGTGGTATCGGCGGTCAACAGTCCGCCATCGCTTGACTGGGTGAGCGGAAGTTGTTTCACGGGTAGCGTCAAGCCGGCAACCGGGCTTGCCACCGGAAATTTTGAGTTCAGAACGACCTATACGGATCCAGATAACCAGGCGCCGAGTGTGATTCAGGTCTGGATCGATACTAATGACGACGGCGATTACCTCGATAATGGCGAGAAGCAGAACATGACCCTGGTCGCAGGCGGAGACGGTAATTACGCCAACAGCGAGGTCTATACCTATACAACTGCCCTCGCTTATGCAGGCGACGGTGCCTTGAAATTCCGCTTTGCCGCTGCAGACAGTGCAACTCCTGCTTACAACGCTATTGGCACACCAACTACCACAGACAGCATCGTTACTGTGGTGAGCACCGCCAATGCCAAGGGTGTACGTTCCGGTGGTGGTGGAAATCCCTGGTATGCTGATATTCAGAGCGCCATCGGCACCAATGACAATATTACCATTTTTGTCTATGAAGGGACCTACGGAACTGTGAATCTGACGAGCAGAAGCAATGTCACGGTTCGGGCTGTCTGCGGTGCCGATCTCACAGTTATTACCGGTGCGGGCAATCTGGTGTTTTTTCAGAATTGTGGCGATAACACAGTTGACGGTTTCACGATTTTGGGCGGCACTAACGGTGTGGCGACTAATAGCATCACCGGGACGACGCGAATTAAGAATAGTAAGATTGCCAGTGTTAGCGCCGGAATAAGCTTCGGGGCCACTGCTGGAAGTATTGTTGTAGAAAATTCGGAAATATACGGGAACACGACGGGCGTTTACATGACGTCGCGGACCGGACATCAGTTTATCAATACGATTATCCGCAACAACGGTAACGGGATCTTCTTGCAAAATAGCAGCGCCACTTTCACCGGTTGCCTCATTAAAGAGAGCACCAATCGCGGAATGCTTTGCAATGGCGCGACTTCGGTCTTTTCGCGGTCGCAGTTTATTGCTAATTCCGCGACCTTGGGTGGTGCCATTTATAGTGGCAATGCCACGTTTAACCTTACCATGGAGAACACGATTGTTGCCCAAAATCATGCTACCGGTGACGACGGTTATGGCCGTGGCGGTGGGGCTTTTTATGCTACCGGCGGCACAGTGACCATCAGGAATTCCACTATCGCGGATAACTCCTCTGATGTCAGCCGGGGTGGCGTGGGCTTCTTTCAAAACACCAACGTGACCATGGAAGATACTATCCTGTGGAATAATACGGCAGCTATCGAGGGGCACATTATCCACACCAACAGTGCTGGTTCTCTCACCATCACTGATACGGTGATGTCAAATAACGGAGACTCCGTCTACACCAATGCGCCGTATTTTACCGGCAGCATTACACCAGTGATTATCGGTTATATCTCAGAGGGGGATCCCGGTTTCATCAGTATGGTAAGAGGGGACTATCATATCAAGTCGCCGTCTGTTGCCATGGATACCGGCAGCACCGACCTGACCATTGACATCGATGGTGATTTTAGGCCTCAAGGAGGCGGCGATGATATCGGTGCCGATGAGGTCTTGGCGCTGAACAGCGTTCCGACTCTCTCCTGGTCCAGCGAGTCTAACTATACGACTGATGGCGTCAATCCGGATAGCGGCCCTGGTGGCAGCACTTTTGTCTTTCGGGTGCAATATATGGATGTCGATAACACCGCTCCATCGACTATTCAGGTTTGGGTAGATACTAACGACAATGGCGTCTATGATGCTAACGAGAAGTATGCCATGACCGTTTCCGGTGGAGACGACAATTTTGCCAACGGTGAGATCTATACCAAGTCCCTTGCCATCGGTTATATGGGTGACGGGTATATCCGTTATCGCTTTTATGCCTCCGATGGTCTGAGCGATGCCACCGGTTCTCCAACCACCCATAACATGGTCTATGTTGTGAATAGTCTGCCGATTCTGACTTGGACCGGTGAGGCCAATTATGTGGATGATGGAGTTCATGCTGAAAGTTTTATTCACGGCGCGATTTATACGTTCCGTATTAGCTATGCAGACGGCGATAACACTGCCCCGAGTTCCATTCAGGTATGGGTAGACAAAGATGATAACGGAACATACACGGACAGCGCCGATCCGGCTCTGGACGAGAGGATCGATATGACCTTGGCCGCTGGCGGTGATGGCGTTTATACCAACGGCGAGATTTATGAGAAGGCCATAGTGCTTGCCAAGCCGGTCGATTCAACTTTGACGTATCGTTTTTATGCATCGGATGGCACGAGTGACGCGACTGGTGCAGGTCCAATCGATAATAGCTCTAACATCATCACCCTCATCAACGATGCCCCGGTCCTTTCCTGGCTCGGCGATGGAGGCAACTATAACAGTGATGGCGTTAATCCCGACAGTGGACCTCACAATAGCAATTTTGTCTTTAAGGTTAAGTATACCGATGCCAATAACAATGCTCCTACCTCCGTTATGTTGTGGGTGGATACGGACGACAGCGGTGGGTACGCTGGAGGTGAAACGTATGACATGACGATTGAGGGAGGTGACGGTGATTTCGCCAACAGCGAGATCTATACTAAAACTCTGCCCCTTGCCTATGTGGGTGACGGTGTCCTTAATTATAAGTTTACGGCCTACGATGGTGCCGACCCTGCCAGCGGCACCCCGGTTGCCGCCGGTGCCACGGTTACTGTTACTGGGGCAGTGAACAACGCGCCGGTCCTTGCCTGGACCGGAGAGGCCGGGTATTCCGTTGATGGAGTGAGCCCGGATACCGGCGGGGCGGGTACGAATTTTACCTTCCGAGTCAAGTACAGCGATGTCGAAGGCAGCGCACCCTCTGTAATTCAGGTCTGGGTGGACAAGAATAATGATGCCGATTACGACGATGCCGGGGAAAAGGTAGATCTGACCCCGGTTGCTGGCGGCGATTACGTCACCGGAAAGCTCTACACCACCACGGTTGTCTTGCCCACTGCTGGCAATATTCCTTACCGGTTCTACTCTCTTGACGGAGCCGCCATGGCAGCTGTTGGCGCTCCGATTACTGCGAAGACGGTGACCGCGGCCAATACGGTTACGGTGTGCGCCTCGGGGTGCACTTTTGCCTCGCTCCAGTCCGCCATCAATGCGGCGAGCAACGGTGATTTTATCTTGGTCAAGAACGGGAGCTATCTGGAGAAGGTCACCTTCGACGGCAGCAAGAATCTCACTGTCTCGTCAGAGAACGGCGCCGGCAGTACCTCCATTACTGGCAGCAATGGGGACGAGGCGGTGGTCTATTTTAATGCCGGGGCCAATTCGAGTTCAGTGCTCGACGGCTTTACCATTGACAACCGATCGACTGGGGCCAACGCGCGGGGTATCTATGTCAGCGGATCGACTCCGACCATTAAAAATAGTATCATCACAGGCAATTCGGCGGTTAACGCCAGCGTGCCTGACACGGTTAGCGGCGGGGCAGGTATCTACGTCAGCAACGGGATACCGTTCATCGACAGCTGTGCTGTCCGCTCCAATGCTGCGACTAACCGTAATGGCGGCGCTATTTACATCACCGGCGCGGCAAGCGGCGCGACCATCACTGGCAGCACGATCGGCGGTTCCGGTGCGGCGAACTCCGCCAAGTTCGGCGCAGCTATCTACTACACGGGCTCCAGCGCCGGTGCCCTTGTCATCACTGACAGCACTATTAGTTATAATGCGAGCTCTGACAGCGGCGCCGGCCTTTTCCTCAACAGTATTACCAACGTTACGGTGATCACCGGTTCGAGCATCATCAACAATAGCACCACCGGCGGCTATGGTGGCGGTATCTACAGCGCCAGTGCGCCGGTGCGGATCAGCAATAGCCATGTGGGCAGTAATGTGATCCCGACTACGCGGTATGGCGGCGGCATCTACATGAGCGGCGCCACGTCTTCACTGCTGATCGAAAACAACAGCACGGTGAATAGCAACACCAATGGCAAGTGGGGCGGTGGTATTTACTTGACCGGCTCTACTGTTGCCACGCCGTTTGCAATCAGTAATAGCACCGTGAATTCCAACACCTCTGTGGAGAACGGCGGCGGTATTGTCTTGGAAGCCATCTCCAATGCCTCGACCTTTACCAATGCAACTATCGATGGCAATACCACGGGCTCAAGCGGTAACGGCGCCGGCGTCTATGCCAACCAGGCCCCAGTTGCCATCAGTGGTGGTTCGATAAGCGGGAATACCGGTGGGTCCAACAGGGGAGGGGGTGGTATCTATCTGGGGTCGGCAACTGCCAGTAACAACAGCATTACCGCTACGACCATAAATTCAAACAGCACCGGTTCATTAGGCGGCGGAGGAATCTATTTGGCGGGTGCCACAAGCACCTTGACGCTCTCTAAGGTCAAGCTCCAGGGTAATTCCGCAACGGCGGGAGGTGGCGGGGGAATACGGATTATCGCTGCTGCGACTGCTACTATCTCCAATTGCCTGATCACCGGCAACAGAATTGTAAATACCTACAACTACGGTGGCGGTATCCGCAACGAGGGTACCTTGAACCTCTATTTCAGTACGGTGGCGGACAACTATTCCCACCAGGGCGGAGGATTGGATTGTGCCGGTACGGAGCATCTCTACAACAGCATCATTTATGGTAATGCCGTAACAATGAACCAAATTGAAATACGGGGAGCAACAGATACCAACTATCTGACCGAAAGCAGCACAAACGTAGACTTTGTCTTGGAAAGCGGGGCCTCATCCTTAACTGCGACAACCGATGGCAACTATCACCTTCAGGGCACATCAAACTGCATTAATACTGGGGATGCCACCAATGCGCCGAGCGATGATCTGGATGGTAACCTGCGGCCTGTAGAGTCCTTTGACAAGGGGGCGTACGAATACATTCCTTGATAGTGATGAACGGGAAGGCCATCTCGATGGATGGTCCTCCTTTCTGTTGAGGTGTGTGGCATTGTCACGCTGGGTTTGTGAGGGGGTGCTAAGACTATTGATTGCTTGTATTCAAAGGGTTTAAGGGTAAGACACGCTTGTGTAAGTCTGTGGGTGAAGCGCGTTTCTTTCCACCAATAGCGTCAATTGCCGTCTTCCGTTTTCATGAATCGTGACGCCTGGTTGAGTCGGTTTTTCCCCTGCTTGGAGGGAAAACAAAGCTATTTCGTATTTGTCGGGTAGGACTGTGCTGGCATTTACTTGGAGATAGGTGGGCAGAGGTCAGGGCCTGTGTCTGCCTCTGTATGGAGAGTGACGAGATCTGGCGGGAGGACTTTGGTTTTGCCCCGGATGAGGTGGTCGGATTGGCGGTGATGTTGGAGTTGTCTGTCTTCTAACCATTTGTAATAATAACTATTTGTCTTATTTTTCCATCTTTTAGGACGTTTTTTCCGGCTTTGTGGTAGGAATTGAGTCGTCGGTGGCATGGTGCTGTTGCAACTATCTGGTTTTGTAAGATAACAAAATTGAGATAGTTGGCGTGATTAGTGCTTCTTTTCTAATGGAAAACCAATGGAAATGAATCTAGTTGTGCCGATAAAAGCATATTCGAGGAGGTAAAAATGAAAAAAATATTAAAGACTGGGTTAATGACTCTTGCTTTTAGTTTAATTGGCTTTGTGGCCATAGCAAATGCGACTCTGATATTCAACCTCGGAGGGGCTGATTTTTCTGGTGGAGGAGGAGCCATCTTACCCAGAGATGCCTTAATAATGACGTTCGAACAACACGGTATTGGCACTGGCACCGTACGATTGACTATCGATGCAGGTGGAATGCCGACAGGAACCGGCAAGATATCAGATATTTGGTTCAATAGTGCTAAGGCATTTGGGGATTTGTCGTTTGCTTATGTGTCAGGAGTGGCAACAGAAGGCATTATTGCTGGAGATAATGTTTCCTTTGCCGGCATTTTTGATATTAATTTTAGGTATAATACATCAGGGTCATTAGGGGATCTATATCATGATCGTACCTCTGTTTATGATATTAGCGGCACGAACTTGGTGGAGAGTGATTTTAATGATCAGTCTACAAAGGGTATTTATGCAGTAATGCATGTGAACATTACAGGAAATAACAATAGCGGGAAATATTCAACTTATCCACCTCCTGATCCTGTCCCCGAACCAACGACCATGCTCCTCTTGGGCACCGGTCTGGTCGGTCTTGCTGCCATCCGC comes from the Desulfobulbaceae bacterium genome and includes:
- a CDS encoding PEP-CTERM sorting domain-containing protein, coding for MTFEQHGIGTGTVRLTIDAGGMPTGTGKISDIWFNSAKAFGDLSFAYVSGVATEGIIAGDNVSFAGIFDINFRYNTSGSLGDLYHDRTSVYDISGTNLVESDFNDQSTKGIYAVMHVNITGNNNSGKYSTYPPPDPVPEPTTMLLLGTGLVGLAAIRRKKSV